A window of Desulfovibrio sp. UIB00 genomic DNA:
TCGCACAGGTGGCTCCACTTTTGCTGCCAGACGTGATAGCTATTTCCACCAGTTCTTCGCCATCAACCTCTTCTTGCTGCGCCAGTGATACCGCCAAACTTATCGAGGTGCTGATAATCGCGCCTTGGGCGGAAGCCAACAATGTCTGTTTGCCAATATTCACACTCAGTTCACGCCATGTGAAGTCGTCCCAGCTTTTTTGCGGAACATCCCCTTCCCGCTGCGCTTTCGCCTGTGCTGTTTTGGCTTCTTCCTTGCTTACCTGCTTGCTTTTAACGTTGCCCTGTTGGATTTGTGAGGTGCTTTCCCCGTGCTCATGCCCCTTGGGCACCAGCTTGCCTTGGTTTCCATAATCGCCTTCTTCAAAGGCCATGTTGGAATGCTCGGCATCTCTGTAGCATTTTGCCTGAACTTCTTGCAGCACATTGCCTTCGGCATCCACAACGGCAATATCCGCAGAATTTTTGGCGTAGGTTTGCCCTGGCTCTGGGCGCAGCACCTTTGCTCGCACAGATTCTCCCTTAAGGGCAGCATCCATGTTAAACGAGGCGGCATGATCACTTTCAAAGATAAAACCATCAAGATTGGGATTTTGACTTACACGGCCTTCTGCTGTGGTAATAGTTGCAGCGAGGTCAATATTTGCTTCACGTATGGCCACATCCACTTGCGTAAGATACGTGCCAAACTCATTGACGCTTGCAGCGCGTGCCCCTTGCCTGACCTCCCGTGCAAGCCAGCTATCCACGCCCATGCCTTCGGCATTGGCAGCGCGCAGACTTTGCTTTTTTTCCTCATGCACGGCCATGCCAACCGAGATCTCTGCGGCGACATCGGCGCATGTTTCGGGTGACCATTGCGGAAGCCTTTTGGCAAAGTAGGCCGCCAGCCATTCCCGGTCTGAAACACTGCTTGCCTTGACAGAATAATCACGCACGCTCAAGAGCAACTCTTGCCGAAAGAGGGCGACGGTGTCTTGCGTGCGATTTTCGCCTGTTTCTTGCTTGAGGGTGTGATTTGTTGGCATTGGGATGCTGTCAGCCATCTTTGAATCCTTTATTGCTTTTCGGCTCTTGGCAGAGTGGAATATTCAGATAAAATTCAGTCAAATAGTCTGTCAGTCATGGCACACTTTCCACATTGGCATATGGTCAGCCTTTCCCTCGCACGTGTCATACCCACATAGGCAAGACGGCGGTGGTGAACAGAGGCGGGATTGAGCCCTCCTAGGCCGAGCAGAAAAACATGAGCAAAATCCAGGCCCTTTGCACTATAAATAGTTGAAATTGTGACGCTTTCAGTGGTTATGTCAAAATTCTTTTTGCTTGAGTAATCGCGCGCTGCCCACTGCGCAAGCACACCCTGCGCTTCAATGGCCTGCACCAGTGCTTCCGGCAGGTTTTCCACGCCACTGATTTTTGACTGAGCATAAAGGACAGCAATTTCGTTCATTGGCACGCCACTGCGTATTAGCTGCGCAACCGCCGAGGCAACAGTTGCTGGCAACGATGCAGCATCTGGGCACTCCAAAAGTTCTGGCCGGGTTCCTTCTGCCCCCACCAATGACTCCGGCGACAGCGTGCTCTCCAGCATACGTGCCGCGATCCGCGCTATGGCCTTGGTATTGCGATATTGCTGCGTCAGCCTGTGAATTCGCAAGCCGGGAATTTCCAGAGAGTCCCATCCTTGCTTACCCTGTGGGTACAAGCACTGGTTGTCATCCTGCGTCACCAGCAAACTGCCCCACTTTGGCAAAAGCCGCAGAACAACCTGAGCCATGTCTGAAGAAAAATCCTGCCCTTCATCCACCATTATGGCGTCCCAGTGCCCCTGCAATGGATGTGAGCCATTAAGTCGCTCTAGGGTTTCACGAACCACAAGTTCATAATAGTCGCCTTGCTCTTGAGAATGCGCCAGCCGTTCACCCAAAATTTTTTCACACAGGGAGTAAAAAGGCAAAACCTCCACTCCTTCCGAACCCAGTCCAACCCCACGGACGGAAAGTAAACGACGGATATACCCGACCAGCGACAGATTGAAGCAAACAATCAGAATACGTCGCACATGCTTGTTTACCCGAGGCAAAAAACCGGCCCTGTGGGCGAGGATAAGGGTTTTTCCGCTGCCGGGAGGCCCTGTAACAAGCTGTTTATCGGCATTGAAAGATCTGGCCAGGTTGTCCTGCTCGGCATTAAGCACGCGGATGATATTCTGCTGCTGCAATTCGGATGCAGTTCCACAACGCTGTGGCAGCTGGATTCGAACTACAGGGAAAATTGCCGCTCGTAGCTTGTCCAGCTCTGCGGGAGAGAGCGCAAATATAAAACGTGGGGGGAAATGCTCCATCAGCCACTGGCGAAATATTTGCCCTGCGGCATCCCGCACAAAGGGGGAATCTAGCTGCATATCATCCCAGAAAAGGATACGGGATGCATCCATGACTTCGCCCAAACCCGCATTCAAGAAATCTTTGCGGCAAATATGGGGTAAAACAGCACCGGAGTTAACAGGGCAAGGCAAGTTGAGCTTGCCGTTTGAGGAATGCGATTCTCCTCGATCCAACAGGTTCAACAGGCTGTTTACATACTCTTTGGCCTGCGCAAATGGATTTTTTCGTCTTTCTTGAGTCGCCCCAAGCTGAAGGGTTACGGCCTTGGGGTCAGCCTTGATAATCTGGTCCAGAGCCCAATCTTTAACTTCAAAAACAATTAATCCGCATTCTGGAGAAAACAGAATAAAATCTGGCTCTTTATCTTCTACATCGGGGGAATACCATGCCAAAAAAGCGCTGTCTGGCCGGGCGACTTTTTGAAAGAACTGGTAGGTTTTTCCTTCTCCAACCGTAGTAAATGCATCAACATCACTGGGAAACATTGTTGCCATAGTCTGGTTGCCTTGCCTGATTGAAATTTACCAGTTCGAAATAATCAATGTGAAACACCCTCGCCAGACATTAAAAAATAGCGTTCGGTACAAGGTAGAATATTTAGCAAAAAAAGTAGTTAGTCCTCGTTGCTGGTTACATGTGAAAAGTTATCGCTTTGTAGTACCTCTCCTTATATAAATTCCGCATCTTCACCAAAACTTCGCACCCAAGCTTTTAGTTCTGGCTCTGCGCAAGTAGTAAGGGTGAGCTTAATGCTGCCGTCAGCCATGCTCTCAACTCGCTGGTCTGCTGCCCATTCCCTTTCTTGTACATAGTCTGCAACCTTTGGGCTGAAGCGTATGCAAAACGCACGAGGTTCATGCCAAGGTAATCCAAAACCAGCCTCATCGATTTGCGGCAGTGGATGACGAACGCGCATGTCAGTTGTGACAAGGCGCTGCACTCGGTGTATGGCCATGTTACATGGCCGTTCTGGTGTGCAGGTGTCAGCGTCTACAAAAAATCCAACCGCATACAGGGCATTATTCATTGCAACCATGCGGACCGGTACAAACAAATGCTCTTTTGGTGTTTCACGACCAGGAGCTCGGTATGTTACTTCACAACACAGACCCTGGTCTGCTGCAGTTACCAACTTTTCAATATGTCCTGCATGAGGCGTGTAGTCTATGCGCCCTTTGGCATTGAACGAAAAATGTTTCTTAGGGGAAATGTTGTTGGGATCAGCCATATGCAGGGCAAGATGGCGAAGAGACGCATCCACACGCTTCAAAACTGGGTCAGGGAGAATGCCCGAAGCCATCTCACGGCATATGGAAAGGAAGCGAAGTTCTTCAAAATCCAGCCCCAAAGAATGCCCGTCATTAACGATGTATTGGTACCAGCGTTTACGATTATCTAATCCTGAATGCAATGCAGTACCAATCACTGTTTCGATTTCGCTGGCCAGGCGTCCCACAGTTTGGGGGGAGCACTGTAGTTCAACTGCCAAATCGCTTTGGTAGTGTCGGCGGCGGTCTAAGAGAAGCTTTCGGAACAGCCTCAATGTTTTTACACCAGGAGTAGTATCTGGATCCAACTTCGGGGGCATGGAATTTACCTTTTTTTCAATCAATAACCAGATATGATAACGATTTCAAGCTATAGGTTAATATGCTTGGCATTCTAGTGGGCAGGTAACCTGCCCACTAGAACTGTAGGTTTAGCGATTAGGCAATAGAAGGACTGTTTTCTCCCCTGTTTCTTTCTTCGCCGGATTCGTCAGAATGCCTTTCCTCGCTTTCAGCAGAACAATCATTGACGCAACCAGACGAACTCTGCCCGCTAAATGTTTCCATAACATTTTCAACAGCTTCATTAATTTCTTCACGGGCCACATATCCCAAAACTACGCCCCCAAGAACGCACAGTATTTTCCCTAACATGGCTACCTCCAATAATTTTGCGCGGGCATTTGCCTGCGAGGGAATAATGGCTTCACCTAAATCCAGAATATGGAAAGTTTGATTCCTTGGGAGAAAAAATTTTCCTTTCCCAAAACCCCAGACAGTGCCCCCACAACTGTTTAAAAACAGTGGGTATCGCCTTTTTTGTACGAATCGGAAGATCCACCCACACTTGACTAAATATGACACGCCAACCACGATATGCTCATGCGTTGTATCATCTTGCTCATATGCATGAGCTTTTTCATGGGGTGCACCACTCCCTCAGCCATCGATGCCCACCGGGAAGCATTGAGAGGTAGATTTCATGAAATGCGCCTACCAACGCAATCGTTTACTTTGTACAGCTTGCTTCGCCCCGGCTTATCGCCTCACTCAAAAATTTTGCGCGTGTATATTGAAGGCGACGGACACGCTTGGGAGTCTCGCACCCGGCCATCTACAGACCCCACGCCACGCAATCCTGTGGCCCTGCGCCTGGCTATGGCTGATCCGGGGTCGGACATCGTGCTTTATCTGGCGCGACCATGCCAATATGTTCAGGGCGAGGATCGATGGCAGTGTTCAAAGCGCTACTGGACGTCAGCGCGGCTTGGGCTGGAGGTGATTAACAGCCTTGATGAAGCCATTACCCAGGCCAAGGCTGCATGCGTGGCGGAGCAGGTCGTCCTAGTCGGATTCTCTGGCGGTGGCGGGGCTGCAGCGCTTCTGGCTGCCAGACGGCAGGATGTGGCCTTTCTGGGCACGGTTGCGGGCAATCTTGATACTGAAGCTTGGG
This region includes:
- a CDS encoding WYL domain-containing protein; translated protein: MPPKLDPDTTPGVKTLRLFRKLLLDRRRHYQSDLAVELQCSPQTVGRLASEIETVIGTALHSGLDNRKRWYQYIVNDGHSLGLDFEELRFLSICREMASGILPDPVLKRVDASLRHLALHMADPNNISPKKHFSFNAKGRIDYTPHAGHIEKLVTAADQGLCCEVTYRAPGRETPKEHLFVPVRMVAMNNALYAVGFFVDADTCTPERPCNMAIHRVQRLVTTDMRVRHPLPQIDEAGFGLPWHEPRAFCIRFSPKVADYVQEREWAADQRVESMADGSIKLTLTTCAEPELKAWVRSFGEDAEFI
- a CDS encoding NERD domain-containing protein/DEAD/DEAH box helicase, translating into MFPSDVDAFTTVGEGKTYQFFQKVARPDSAFLAWYSPDVEDKEPDFILFSPECGLIVFEVKDWALDQIIKADPKAVTLQLGATQERRKNPFAQAKEYVNSLLNLLDRGESHSSNGKLNLPCPVNSGAVLPHICRKDFLNAGLGEVMDASRILFWDDMQLDSPFVRDAAGQIFRQWLMEHFPPRFIFALSPAELDKLRAAIFPVVRIQLPQRCGTASELQQQNIIRVLNAEQDNLARSFNADKQLVTGPPGSGKTLILAHRAGFLPRVNKHVRRILIVCFNLSLVGYIRRLLSVRGVGLGSEGVEVLPFYSLCEKILGERLAHSQEQGDYYELVVRETLERLNGSHPLQGHWDAIMVDEGQDFSSDMAQVVLRLLPKWGSLLVTQDDNQCLYPQGKQGWDSLEIPGLRIHRLTQQYRNTKAIARIAARMLESTLSPESLVGAEGTRPELLECPDAASLPATVASAVAQLIRSGVPMNEIAVLYAQSKISGVENLPEALVQAIEAQGVLAQWAARDYSSKKNFDITTESVTISTIYSAKGLDFAHVFLLGLGGLNPASVHHRRLAYVGMTRARERLTICQCGKCAMTDRLFD